The Anabaena sp. WA102 genome contains a region encoding:
- the pirA gene encoding arginine synthesis PII-interacting regulator PirA, translating to MSIKRMELAKQTARKHQENIQKILEHRLQVARTQDNENLLHQLEGEMREYSEYPEPSGIKIDSLGFLRIFKTILAPNRAK from the coding sequence ATGAGTATAAAAAGAATGGAATTGGCTAAACAAACTGCAAGAAAGCATCAAGAAAATATCCAAAAAATCCTAGAACATCGCTTGCAAGTAGCGAGAACGCAGGATAACGAAAACCTATTGCATCAGTTAGAAGGGGAAATGAGAGAATATAGCGAATACCCTGAACCTTCTGGCATTAAAATTGATTCTCTTGGGTTTCTACGCATCTTTAAGACTATTCTTGCTCCAAACAGGGCAAAGTAG
- a CDS encoding pyroglutamyl-peptidase I family protein, which produces MYNAKKILLTSFDIWLSQQESNSSDDLLLALAKMASLSHDLNFLPRLPVDVQLASSRVIAKINELQPDYIICCGMAETRSQLSVEVLARGTGILPVKSPNSLDILPQESINSPENIFQTSVDLEKLLVQTAAVEISYDCGKFVCEGLYYKVLDYLHQFQLSIKCIFVHVPILNPENSPEIIADFVLIINNLALL; this is translated from the coding sequence ATTTATAATGCAAAAAAAATACTATTAACTTCTTTTGACATTTGGTTAAGCCAACAAGAGTCAAATTCATCCGATGACTTGTTACTCGCACTAGCCAAAATGGCTTCACTCTCCCATGATTTAAATTTTTTGCCCCGTTTACCTGTAGATGTGCAACTGGCAAGTTCCCGCGTCATTGCCAAAATCAATGAACTCCAACCAGACTACATTATTTGTTGTGGCATGGCGGAAACTCGTTCCCAATTAAGCGTAGAAGTCCTTGCCCGTGGTACAGGCATCTTGCCTGTAAAATCTCCAAATTCTCTCGACATCTTGCCTCAAGAGTCTATAAATTCCCCTGAAAATATTTTCCAAACCAGCGTTGATCTCGAAAAATTATTAGTCCAAACAGCAGCAGTTGAGATCAGCTACGACTGTGGTAAGTTTGTCTGCGAGGGACTTTATTATAAAGTATTGGACTATTTACACCAGTTCCAACTGTCAATTAAGTGTATTTTTGTTCATGTCCCAATTTTAAATCCAGAAAATTCGCCAGAGATAATTGCCGATTTCGTTTTGATCATTAACAACTTGGCACTTCTCTAG
- a CDS encoding DUF3370 domain-containing protein → MLPLLLAFTLAQAVPATPPPEEILQIQSVRPLPGKLDSLPVFNSNSPELVSEEGILLSTFPATGKKVPSAHLDFPLRGQFDIFAHHIAKADPPENLRSLYLGIILHNPGSQPVTVNILQGASYLSQPDAPFKEIASLIPNDLGTVFSGPGSRVMSDILRGKRQDIFPPQIVIPPGKSQMLLNLPIPVQGLTPPLNGRSTYLRLRSNGNVYAASLAMFARINTDGSERAPNLSEWQNLLDNGELSTPRDKVPTTITGNNKPTIYGRVAGVSKGSRWLADIVDAPKSKYLTIPQPGAAFSYGLSTLHGGTLGTNQIQTAPMLVRYPDTAYYAHGNYGTQYSLKLPLYNNTQNPQTVSVAIQTPLKENQLSKPGLRFFKLPTRQIFFRGTVRLRYQDQGKWQNKFVHLVQKRGELGEPLVSLDIKPGNTSLVQVDFLYPPDASPPQVLTVSTQAK, encoded by the coding sequence ATGTTGCCACTATTACTTGCTTTCACCCTTGCTCAAGCTGTTCCTGCCACGCCACCACCAGAAGAAATATTACAAATACAATCAGTCCGTCCTTTACCGGGAAAATTGGATTCATTACCAGTATTTAACAGCAATAGTCCAGAACTGGTATCAGAAGAAGGAATTTTACTTTCTACCTTTCCAGCAACGGGAAAAAAAGTCCCATCAGCCCATTTAGATTTTCCCTTGCGCGGACAGTTTGATATTTTTGCCCATCATATTGCCAAAGCTGACCCACCGGAAAATTTACGTTCTTTGTATTTGGGCATCATCTTACATAACCCTGGTTCTCAACCAGTGACAGTAAATATATTGCAAGGTGCGAGTTATTTAAGTCAACCAGATGCCCCGTTTAAGGAAATAGCATCTTTAATTCCCAATGACTTAGGCACAGTTTTTTCTGGTCCTGGGAGTCGGGTTATGTCTGATATTTTGAGAGGGAAAAGACAAGATATTTTTCCTCCCCAAATTGTTATTCCCCCAGGGAAAAGCCAGATGTTATTAAATTTACCCATTCCCGTTCAAGGATTAACACCCCCTTTAAATGGTCGGTCTACATATTTACGACTGCGAAGTAATGGTAATGTTTATGCTGCTAGTTTAGCGATGTTTGCCCGTATAAATACTGACGGTAGTGAACGTGCGCCGAATTTATCAGAATGGCAAAATTTATTAGATAATGGTGAATTATCTACCCCTAGAGATAAAGTCCCCACAACCATCACAGGAAACAACAAACCGACAATTTACGGGCGTGTAGCCGGAGTATCCAAGGGTTCTCGATGGTTAGCAGACATAGTAGATGCCCCAAAAAGCAAGTATTTAACCATTCCCCAACCTGGTGCAGCCTTTTCCTACGGTTTGAGTACCTTACATGGAGGAACATTAGGCACAAATCAAATTCAAACCGCACCCATGTTAGTCCGCTATCCTGACACCGCTTATTACGCTCATGGTAATTATGGGACTCAATATAGTCTCAAGTTACCTTTATACAACAATACTCAAAATCCACAAACTGTGAGTGTTGCGATTCAAACTCCACTCAAAGAAAATCAATTAAGTAAACCTGGACTCCGCTTTTTCAAGTTACCGACTCGTCAAATCTTTTTCCGAGGAACTGTACGCTTGCGTTATCAAGATCAGGGAAAATGGCAAAATAAATTTGTACATTTAGTTCAGAAGCGCGGTGAATTAGGAGAACCATTAGTCTCATTAGATATAAAACCAGGAAATACATCTTTAGTCCAAGTTGACTTTCTGTATCCACCAGATGCTTCACCACCACAGGTTTTAACTGTGTCAACTCAAGCCAAGTAG
- a CDS encoding NAD-dependent epimerase/dehydratase family protein — translation MRILVIGGTRFIGVYLTELLMKAGHEVVLFNRGNHAAPAGVGQIIGDRTNSTQLQEKLAPESFDVVFDNNGRELTDTQPLAEIFQGRVKHFVYMSSAGVYLKSDQMPHLEGDAVDPKSRHKGKHETEAYLKQLGIPFTSIRPTYIYGPQNYNPLESWFFDRIVRDRPICIPGNGMHITQLGHVWDLAQAMTQIIGNDQAIGQIYNISGDRFVTFDGLARACAVAVGKSADDIKIVHYDPKKFDFGKRKAFPMRVQHFFASVNKAQIELNWQPKYDLISGLQDSLENDYLATGADKKEVDFSVDDEILNAT, via the coding sequence ATGCGGATTCTGGTTATCGGTGGAACTCGATTTATTGGGGTGTATTTGACTGAATTACTGATGAAAGCTGGACATGAGGTGGTTTTGTTCAATCGTGGTAATCATGCTGCACCTGCGGGGGTAGGACAAATTATAGGCGATCGCACTAACTCAACTCAACTTCAAGAAAAGTTAGCACCAGAAAGTTTTGATGTCGTTTTTGACAATAATGGTAGGGAACTAACGGATACACAACCTCTGGCAGAAATTTTTCAAGGACGGGTCAAACATTTTGTTTATATGAGTTCTGCGGGTGTTTACCTCAAATCTGACCAAATGCCCCATTTAGAAGGGGATGCTGTTGATCCTAAGAGTCGTCACAAGGGTAAACATGAAACGGAAGCTTACCTCAAGCAGTTGGGAATCCCCTTTACTTCTATTCGTCCTACTTATATCTACGGACCGCAAAATTATAATCCTTTGGAAAGTTGGTTTTTTGATAGAATTGTGCGCGATCGCCCGATTTGTATTCCCGGAAATGGTATGCACATCACTCAACTTGGCCATGTCTGGGATTTAGCTCAAGCGATGACCCAGATAATTGGGAATGATCAAGCAATTGGACAGATTTATAATATTTCGGGCGATCGCTTTGTCACTTTCGACGGTTTAGCCCGCGCTTGTGCTGTGGCTGTTGGTAAGTCTGCTGATGATATTAAAATTGTCCATTATGATCCGAAAAAGTTTGATTTCGGTAAACGCAAGGCTTTTCCCATGCGGGTGCAGCATTTCTTTGCATCGGTGAATAAAGCGCAAATAGAATTAAATTGGCAACCTAAATATGATTTAATTTCTGGTTTGCAAGACTCTTTAGAAAATGACTATTTAGCGACTGGTGCAGATAAAAAAGAAGTTGATTTTTCTGTAGATGATGAGATTTTAAACGCCACGTAA